Proteins encoded in a region of the Natator depressus isolate rNatDep1 chromosome 23, rNatDep2.hap1, whole genome shotgun sequence genome:
- the PHF8 gene encoding LOW QUALITY PROTEIN: histone lysine demethylase PHF8 (The sequence of the model RefSeq protein was modified relative to this genomic sequence to represent the inferred CDS: inserted 3 bases in 2 codons; deleted 2 bases in 2 codons) — protein MASVPVYCLCRLPYDVTRFMIECDTCQDWFHGSCVGVEEDAAADIDLYHCPNCQLAHGPSVMKRRRGPPKQQDAGLREAGAAVRTGSAQFIKELRARTFPSADEVILKPSGAQLTVEFLEENSFSVPILVLKKDGLGMTLPPPSFTVRDIEHYVGPDKEIDVIDVSRQADCRMHLGDFVGCFCAARRDKVLNVISLEFSESRLSNLVETPKIVRKLSWVENLWPGESVFERPSVQKYCLMGMQGSYTDFHIDFGGTSVWYHVLWGEKIFYLVRPSPANLARFEAWSSSSNQSETFFGDQADHCYRCPLRQGQTLFIPTGWIHAVLTPVDCLAFGGNFLHSLNIEMQLKAYEIEKRLSTADLFRFPNFETICWYVGKHLLDIFRGLRENRRHPAAYLVHGAKALNTAFRAWTRKEVLEEHEDEIPGSVRPAQLIKDLAKEIRLVEDIFQQNIGKTGSPFGVQQGPPPGARRGDQSPQEPGRRGGWKGREGPAAGAPTRLDLELLDTRTEPPVLESAESPHEEEFDVPSSSLEETDVDSEVAEGELTLVLADGRPVQTKRARASGRRRPRPSRSPSPPSSPGAPGWTLDSEEDLQIDEAPPHTDRRGPGGPRRLAKFPRKLPRAKPXALTPTACGSLGRSSSTSRRITPRRRRAAQGLRGRGAARXGILDLLKASRQVGGPHYDELSDAPASPSTQEAIQGMLSMANLQAAGSSPSRPAWWVPGHERGWAGGSGTKRPRRRPPKRAAAHSTDSEGETGSLDEQESLGTCFKDAEFIYPSLESDEDDPALKSLPKKKKCTDDAPWSPKGNGTQASGLWVLSPALGRGVACSG, from the exons ATGGCCTCGGTGCCCGTCTACTGTCTCTGCCGCCTGCCCTACGACGTGACCCGCTTCATGATCGAGTGCGACACCTGCCAGGACTGGTTCCACGGCAG CTGCGTCGGGGTGGAAGAGGACGCGGCCGCCGACATCGACCTGTATCACTGCCCCAACTGCCAGCTGGCGCATGGCCCCTCCGTCA TGAAGCGGCGCCGTGGGCCCCCGAAGCAGCAGGACGCGGGGCTGAGAGAGGCGGGTGCCGCGGTGCGGACGGGCAGCGCCCAGTTCATAAAGGAGCTTCGGGCCCGGACGTTCCCCAG CGCGGACGAGGTGATCCTGAAGCCCAGTGGGGCGCAGCTGACGGTCGAGTTCCTGGAGGAGAACAGCTTCAGTGTCCCCATCCTGGTGCTGAAGAAGGACGGGCTGGGCATGACGCTGCCCCCCCCGTCCTTCACCGTGCGGGACATCGAGCACTACGTGG GGCCCGACAAAGAGATCGACGTGATCGACGTGAGCCGCCAGGCCGACTGCCGCATGCACTTGGGCGACTTCGTCGGCTGTTTCTGCGCCGCCCGGCGGGACAAGGTGCTGAACGTCATCAGCCTGGAGTTCTCCGAGAGCCG GCTGTCCAACCTGGTGGAGACCCCGAAGATCGTGCGGAAGCTGTCGTGGGTGGAGAACCTGTGGCCGGGCGAGTCGGTGTTTGAGCGGCCGAGCGTGCAGAAGTACTGTCTGATGGGCATGCAGGGCAGCTACACCGACTTCCACATCGACTTCGGGGGCACCTCCGTCTGGTACCACGTGCTGTGG GGCGAGAAGATTTTCTACCTGGTGCGGCCCAGCCCAGCCAACCTGGCCCGGTTCGAGGCCTGGAGCAGCTCGTCCAACCAGAGCGAGACGTTCTTCGGGGACCAGGCCGACCACTGCTACCGATGCCCCCTGCGCCAGGGCCAGACGCTCTTCATCCCCACGG gcTGGATCCACGCCGTGCTGACCCCCGTTGACTGCCTGGCCTTTGGGGGCAACTTCCTGCATAGCCTCAACATCGAGATGCAGCTCAA GGCCTACGAGATCGAGAAGCGGCTGAGCACAGCCGATCTCTTCAGGTTTCCCAACTTTGAAACCATTTGCTGGTACGTCGGCAAACACCTGCTGGACATCTTCCGAg GCCTGCGGGAGAACCGCCGACACCCGGCCGCCTACCTGGTCCACGGAGCGAAAGCTCTGAACACGGCGTTCCGCGCCTGGACCCGCAAAGAG gtgCTGGAGGAGCACGAAGACGAAATCCCCGGCTCCGTGCGTCCTGCACAGCTCATCAAAGACCTGGCCAAGGAAATCCGTCTGGTCGAG GATATCTTTCAGCAGAACATCGGGAAGACGGGCAGCCcctttggggtgcagcagggcccCCCCCCTGGtgccaggaggggggaccaaagccccCAGGAGCCGGGCCGGAGGGGAGGGTGGAAGGGACGCGAGGGCCCAGCTGCCGGCGCCCCCACGAGGCTGGACTTGGAGCTGCTGGACACGCGCACGGAGCCGCCGGTGTTGGAAAGTGCCGAGAGCCCCCACGAGGAGGAG TTTGACgttcccagctccagcctggaggAGACGGACGTGGATTCGGAGGTGGCCGAAGGGGAGCTCACCTTGGTGCTGGCCGACGGGCGGCCCGTGCa GACGAAGCGGGCCAGGGCCTCAGGGCGCCGgcggccccgcccctcccgctccCCGTCGCCCCCCAGCTCGCCGGGCGCCCCGGGCTGGACCCTGGACTCGGAGGAGGATTTGCAGATCGACGAGGCGCCGCCCCACACGGACCGGCGGGGCCCA GGCGGCCCCAGGAGACTGGCCA AATTCCCCAGGAAGCTGCCAAGGGCCAAACC TGCTCTGACCCCAACCGCGTGCGGGAGCCTGGGGAGGTCGAGTTCGACATCGAG gAGGATTACACCACGGAGGAGGAGGGCGGCTCAGGGGCTGAGGGGCCGGGGGGCAGCGC CCGGGATCCTCGACCTGCTCAAGGCCAGTCGCCAGGTG GGGGGGCCCCACTACGACGAGCTGAG cgACGCACCGGCCTCGCCCAGCACACAGGAGGCGATCCAGGGCATGCTCAGCATGGCCAACCTGCAGGCCGCTGGCTCCTCGCCCAGCCGCCCGGCCTGGTGGGTCCCGGGCCACGAGCGGGGCTGGGCGGGCGGGTCGGGCACCAAGCGCCCCCGCAGGAGACCCCCGAAGCGGGCGGCTGCCCACAGCACGGACAGCGAGGGCGAGACGGGCAGCCTGGACGAGCAGGAGAGCCTGGGCACCTGCTTCAAGGACGCCGAGTTCA TTTACCCCTCTCTTGAGTCGGATGAGGACGACCCAGCCTTGAAATCGCTaccaaagaagaagaaatgtacGGATGATGCCCCCTGGAGCCCGAAAGGtaatggaacccaggcgtccgggctgtgggttctctccccagctctggggaggggagtggcgtGTAGCGGTTAA